The uncultured Eubacteriales bacterium region CCATTAAAACAAAAGACATTATTGCGTTTTTGGAGGACAGGGATGCGAATCCGTCAAAATACTATCTGCCACAGCATTTTAATAATCCGTTTTTGCCGAGAGAACAGCGACGGTATAAAAAAGCGCCACATAACGGACGATACAAGGATTGCTATAAGCTCAAATCAATCCGCGAAGTCCCCGAATATCAAAAATATTTGAGCCAACAATTTAAGGAATACCCAGATATGATGACCACACAGCAGCTACGGCAGCTTACAGGCCATTCAATCGCTGTCATCATCTCATGGTGCAAGGACCAAAAAGTGCGTTTTATCGTTCAAGGGGCTATGTATCGCGTACAGAAACAAAGTGTTATCAGCTATCTGTATGCGCGCGAAATGCAAAGCTGAGGATATCGGGGTATTCTAACAGATAGCACGAACAAGGATAACCTGTTAGTGCCTTTGAATGCCATTCAAGCGCCTC contains the following coding sequences:
- a CDS encoding conserved hypothetical protein (Evidence 4 : Homologs of previously reported genes of unknown function), whose product is MADYSFLAKEYPKTVSKDQFYRMCHISKNTAKYYLDNGFIPCVDTGKKTRRYTIKTKDIIAFLEDRDANPSKYYLPQHFNNPFLPREQRRYKKAPHNGRYKDCYKLKSIREVPEYQKYLSQQFKEYPDMMTTQQLRQLTGHSIAVIISWCKDQKVRFIVQGAMYRVQKQSVISYLYAREMQS